The nucleotide window TACTTCACCCATGACAGGAAATATTACTTCACTCTAATGAACTGATAGTCTACTAAAAATGGAAcaagaaacacatgcacacacacttcttcCTCAGGCAGCTAAAGggtgaaaaagcaaaaaaggagttcccacacacacacgtgttgcAAAGAGGGagggtgaagagagagagagagagagagagagtaagaggtggggttaagtatctgcgctgtgtgtcagtgagtcagGAAGCTTCAGTCAGGTCACTTGTGGTTtttggctgctgctgtttgagtTTTGGGAGTCAGTCTCTTGAAGTCACTACAATGTACTGCAAGATAACATGGATGATGACAACTGTCATGTGTGAGTACTGAAGCTTTCCTGCTATTATACCATCATCTCTGTTACTTTATTCAGAGACAAGCTGCTTACTTACAAACAACTCATTCACAGAATACTGTAAATGGctctgtatataaatatgtgttaatTAAACATGGACCTGATTGAAACTCTTACTGACCTGTGTGTTAGTGAGTCTGAGCAGTGAGCagacagaaaggaagagagTGTGAGGCTGCTGCAGCCACATGTGAAAGTCAAAGTCTTTTCAATGTCATACATGACATTCCTCTGCAGCAACAAGTTGACTGTCTGCTTTCAGTGTTCCTGTTTATTCTTTGTTTCCCATTGttcatattgcttgttttttacTTATTATATATTGGGGTTTTTTAATTGATTCTCTTCTATTTTTGCTCACCACTTTGCTGCTGGAACACTGTAAATGTCCCAATTGAGAGACcaattatcttatcttatcttaaaggCTCAGTTAGACTCCCTGTTGGAGGAACTGAATGGATCTCtctcaaattcaaataagctttttttGGCATGACAGAGCAGGAAACTTTCCAAAGCagtacatgtttattttttctttattttctttcatacaGTTCCTAACAGCTGTATTTGACTGTTGTTCAggtgtagtttgtgtgtgtggatacaTTGGTGTgaataaagttgttttaaaaaatgtaagagtctctctctctctctctcagtggtTGTCTCTCTACCAGGTGGACAGGGTGAAACTGTAGCAGTGACAAGGAAAGCTGGAGAGAACATCACTCTGCAGACTGGAGTCACTGGACTACATGGTGATGATCAGATCTTCTGGTCCAAAGGTGAAGAGCGGTTTGTGATTATGAACTTTGATGAAGGCGTCCTGGTGCGAAAGACGTCTGAGAGATTCCACCTGGACATAAAGACTGGATCTCTCACCATGTGCTCCCTCAGCATCAACGACAGCGGACTTTATCAGGGACAGATCATCAATGGAAAGAGCTCACAGCACAGCTTTAACCTGACTGTCCTGGGTGAGTGTTTGAAGACTTTATTACAAAGCACAACGTCATCCTGACAATATTATTTATAGAATATTTGGGTGTGGGGGCTGTATGTATTGATGTGGAgaatgtaaaagtgtgtgtgtttaaatgtatgtgtgtttcatcaTTACTGCCTCCACTATATACCTGCACATACAGTCCTTCTGTTCATGTCAGTCTCACAGCTGCTAATAAAGCTTGTTGTCTCCTGTTGTCTGTTTCAGAGGCTGATCCCATCACACCAACTGATGGACCTCCACATGACCCCTCTGCTCACACAAGGAGTCACCCAGATGTTGCCatagttgtggttgtggttgctgctgttgctgctgttgtttctgttgctgctgttgctgctgtatgtgcAGTTCAACACAAGAAAGGTCAGTATTAACAGAGTTCTGATCTTCATATGAGGTTAGAAGCTTTGTTGTGGGTCATCCACAGAATCACCAACAATGAGCTCTcatgttttctctccttcacaGGAAAGTGTTGGtgtaacagtgatgtcatctgaTGTCAGAGGGTAGAAGATGATCCACGGACAGAAGTTGAACTTTTGCAGAGGAGAAGCACCAACACGAGAACTTCCATCCTGCTTTGCTGGTGCTTTAACTTGaactttatttacatagcacCTTAAACACAACACGGTTGAttcacacagaggaagaacaaaacaaaacaaatagaaaacacaataaaaaagaaatcagaaataaaGATACATGGTCATAAAATACACAGTGACAGTTAGACACAGTTAAAAGCTAGAGTGTAAAAGTAAGTTTGAAGGTTTTCTTGAAAATGTAATTGGCAGAAATGAatagggggaggaagagagaccCTGTCCCCCATAGCACTTAGTCCTGGATCTGTGGACAGACAGGAGTCCCTCTGCCAGTGTGGTATGGGGACAGGAGCTCTGTTAAATACAGGGGAGTGAGTCCATTCAAGGCCTTAGTAATCTAAAATCAATTCTTTAAATCTGGAGATcacttacattattatatttattta belongs to Scomber scombrus chromosome 2, fScoSco1.1, whole genome shotgun sequence and includes:
- the LOC134000334 gene encoding uncharacterized protein LOC134000334, translated to MTVAQHGVARYLKRYITEADHPTLQNFLRFCTGSNLLGSCGQGETVAVTRKAGENITLQTGVTGLHGDDQIFWSKGEERFVIMNFDEGVLVRKTSERFHLDIKTGSLTMCSLSINDSGLYQGQIINGKSSQHSFNLTVLEADPITPTDGPPHDPSAHTRSHPDVAIVVVVVAAVAAVVSVAAVAAVCAVQHKKGKCWCNSDVI